A single genomic interval of Chloracidobacterium validum harbors:
- a CDS encoding UbiX family flavin prenyltransferase, translated as MKHLTVAITGASGAIYAQRLLHYLDASLEVAQINLVISALGATVIREELDLPITGAKASDVEALLGRPTTKITLLPVKDVGATIASGSYPCDGMAVVPCSMGSLGYIAAGIARDLIHRAADVMLKERRPLILVPRETPFNAIHLENMLRVERAGALILPACPSFYHRPQSVQALVDHLVFRIMAHLGVSHPTDTTWRGRRAPSSEPASGQV; from the coding sequence GTGAAGCACCTGACCGTGGCCATTACCGGCGCAAGCGGGGCCATTTACGCCCAGCGATTGCTGCACTACCTCGACGCCAGCCTGGAAGTCGCTCAAATCAACTTGGTTATCAGCGCGCTGGGCGCGACGGTCATTCGGGAAGAACTCGACTTGCCCATCACGGGCGCCAAAGCCAGCGACGTGGAAGCGCTGCTTGGGCGGCCGACAACCAAGATTACCCTGCTGCCGGTCAAGGATGTCGGCGCAACGATTGCCAGCGGCTCCTACCCCTGCGATGGCATGGCCGTCGTGCCGTGCAGCATGGGCAGCCTGGGCTACATTGCGGCCGGCATCGCCCGCGACCTGATCCACCGGGCCGCGGACGTTATGCTCAAAGAACGGCGGCCGCTGATTCTGGTCCCCCGCGAAACGCCTTTCAACGCCATTCATCTTGAGAACATGCTGCGCGTTGAACGGGCCGGAGCGCTGATTTTGCCGGCCTGTCCCAGCTTTTATCACCGGCCGCAATCCGTACAAGCACTGGTCGATCACCTGGTGTTTCGCATCATGGCGCACCTTGGCGTTTCCCATCCAACCGACACCACCTGGCGCGGACGACGCGCGCCGTCATCCGAGCCGGCATCAGGCCAGGTGTAA
- a CDS encoding zinc ribbon domain-containing protein yields MTTNSLPVVACPQCGRPNGTHRTTCLFCGQPLRIPGQESQALPNLRNAEDIEPGYNVIFLPGNPPAPNAVEEVAAVGRLTPEQAAALLASPAPVPIARATTPHDATLLTQRLARSGLRTLILSDAQLSPLHPPRRARALVAAGDFLEAWGTDQAMLLRLSWNEVSLVVFGVLRFRQVLARESTARRAKAEREELYTADEEVAVIDLFGPTLATHLRIRADGFDYSCLGAQRGLLAAENHTRLGDWLLASLPSMAVVNRDFYALARVLDPIWGLTKASRRQPFKRAGIGKVSAETTEYVDNERQFTCFARSLFFTVRPA; encoded by the coding sequence ATGACAACAAATAGCCTGCCTGTAGTAGCCTGTCCCCAATGCGGTCGTCCGAATGGGACGCACCGGACAACGTGCCTCTTTTGTGGTCAGCCACTACGGATTCCCGGACAGGAAAGCCAGGCGCTGCCGAACTTACGGAATGCGGAAGACATCGAGCCAGGCTACAACGTCATCTTTCTCCCAGGCAATCCGCCCGCGCCGAACGCCGTTGAGGAGGTAGCTGCGGTCGGACGCCTCACCCCCGAACAGGCCGCCGCACTTTTGGCGTCGCCGGCTCCGGTTCCGATTGCGCGCGCGACAACACCCCACGACGCCACGCTGTTGACCCAGCGATTGGCGCGGTCGGGATTGCGCACGCTGATTTTGTCTGACGCACAGTTGTCGCCCCTGCACCCGCCACGCCGCGCGCGCGCGCTGGTTGCCGCGGGCGACTTCCTTGAAGCGTGGGGAACCGATCAGGCGATGCTGCTGCGCCTGAGTTGGAATGAAGTGTCCCTCGTGGTCTTTGGGGTGCTCCGGTTTCGTCAGGTCTTGGCGCGCGAGTCCACAGCGCGGCGGGCCAAGGCGGAACGCGAGGAGCTTTACACGGCTGATGAAGAAGTTGCCGTCATTGACTTGTTCGGTCCGACGCTGGCCACGCACCTGCGGATTCGCGCCGATGGCTTTGACTACTCCTGCCTTGGTGCGCAGCGAGGGCTGCTCGCGGCTGAAAACCATACCCGTTTGGGCGACTGGCTACTGGCTTCGCTCCCGTCCATGGCGGTTGTCAATCGTGATTTTTATGCCTTGGCGCGGGTTCTCGATCCGATTTGGGGGCTGACTAAAGCCAGCCGTCGGCAGCCGTTCAAGCGTGCCGGGATTGGGAAAGTATCGGCCGAAACGACCGAATACGTGGACAATGAACGTCAGTTTACCTGTTTTGCGCGTAGTTTGTTTTTCACGGTGCGCCCGGCTTGA